The genomic segment TCTTTTACTATTTCCGGATTTCCACCAACCCTGGTTGCTATAACCGGAAGCCCGACAGCCATCGCTTCCCTGATTACACCGGCAAGACCTTCCTGGAGTGAAGGACAAACTAAAAAATCAGATGCTCTCATAATTTCAGGAATATCGGACCTAAAACCGAGAAAAATCACATTGTTTTCAATTTTTAAATTTTTTGATAGTTCTACGAGTTCTTTACTCACATTTCCAACAACTAAAAATTTAATATCCGGGAATTTTCTCAGCACTTCCGGAATTGCTTCCAAAAAAAAAGTATGTCCTTTATAATATGAATAATTTCCGATTAAACATCCTACAAAAGAAGTCAAGGGGATTTTAAACTCTTCGCGTATTTTAGATTCACCGTCAGGGCTAAATTTACCGATATCTGTCGCACTGTAAATCACCTCAACTCTTTTATCTTCTATTCCATAATCAACAAGATTCCTTTTAATAGCTTCCGAAACAGCTATATATTTATCAACTCTTTTAGTTTTATATTTAAACCGGCTAAAAATATTTTTTCTTAACTTGAATATTACTCTTCTTGTGGCAACAAATTTTATGTTTTTCAAACCGTAAGTTGCCAGAAGCCCTATTGAATGGGACTTTGAATGATGGCTGTGAAGAACTTCAATTTTTTCATCTTTCAAATATTTCCGAAGATTTAGCGCTGCAAAGATATCATAATCTTGCCGCATCTTCATAGTTTTTATATTAACTGAAGAACCTGTCAGTCGATTTTCTACATCACTTTTTGGAGGAATTATGAGTGTTATGTTATGACCGTTTTGCTTAAGTCCTTTAATAAGCAAAATCATCTGTTCGGTTCCGCCGGATGTACCGGTCGAGTTAGTTATATGTGCGATATTCATTAAATATATTTTTTACCTTTCTATCCAATCCAAACACCAGTCCGTATAAATTAACAATCATTTTGTTACTGCACAATGATACTCTATTTGAAAACCAATCAATATTTTCTTTTTCTATTTTGAACCTTTTTATTTCATACGGGTTTGTTTTTTCTGTGTTTGCCCCGACTCTTGTAGTTACACAACCTGTATACCCGTTATTCTTTGCGATATCCACCCAATTTTTCCTGTATTTACCCCAAGGCCAGCATATAAATCCACATTCTTTATTAAGATTTTTTTCTATAATATTTTTTGACACCTTAATCTCTTCTTCTATATTTTCATATTCATTGTATTTGTTGAAATTTTTGTGTGTATTTGTATGCGATTGTATATCTATCAAGCCGGATTTATACATAATTTTAAGTTCCTGCCAATTCAGAAAATATTTTTTATCTTTTTCGTTCTTCAAAGTATCAAGCTTTATTTCAGAATTGTCGTCGTAATTTTGCCTAACAAGACCATCATCAATGTAAGATGTAGTTACAAAAATGGTCGCTTTCATATTTAACTTCTTAAGTATCGGAAAAGCATAAATCCAATTATCGACAAAACCATCATCAAAAGTTATTACAACTGACTTTTTAACCTTTTTTGTAAAACAAGGCAGTTGATTAAGAAAAATCGTCTCATACCCTGTTTTCTTCAAAAATACAAGCTGCTGAAAAAACCCGTCCGGTGTAATTTCCCTGTCATATGAGATATGATGATAAAGTAAAATGGGAACTGAGTTCATATTTTAACTTCTCTTAAAAACTTTGCATCATTTTCCGGAAAAGACGAGTTAATAAACATACCGCTACCCAATTCAAATCCTGCTGTTTTTGTTAGACGCGGAACAATACTAATATACCAATGGAAAAAATCAAGATTATTTAAATCTGTCGGTGATGAACGTATGACGTAATTGAAATCAGGATTATCAAGTCCTTTGTAATATTTTTTTAGCGTTGTGTGCAGGTTAAAAGCTAAATCAAAAACTTCATCTTCAGTTATATCGCCAAAACTTGAATAATGCTTTTTTGGATAAATCCAGCAATGGAACGGAGACAGTGCCGCATATGGAATAAACGCAACAAAATGTTTGCTTTCAAGTACTATGCGTGAGCCGTCTTTCAATTCCTCCGCGAGAATTTTACAAAAAACACATTCAAAATTTTCATCAAAATATTTTTGCGCATCGTTAAATCTTTCCCTTACCTGTGCAGGAACAACCGGAGTTGCGACAATCTGCGAATGCGGATGAAGCAATGAAGTTCCGGCAGCTTCACCGTGATTTTTAAAAATTATTATCATCTCAACCCGCTTATCAGCAAGCATTTCATTGTACCGTATTTTGTATGACTTAATTATATCACAAACATCTTCATATTTTAAAAGTGCAGTGGTAGTATTATGTAACGGAGTTTCTATAACTACTTCATGAAGTCCTACACCAGTAAGTTTCCTTTTAATGCCATCCACAGTACGCACTCTATCACCTGTCTTGGACAATGCCGGAAATTTATTAGGAATTATCCTTACCTGCCATTTTCCGCCCCTGTTAATATGAAGTGTCTCATCGGGTGACATCTTTTCTTCATTACCAGGACAAAAAGGACAGTTTTGCTCATATTCCGGTAAAATTACTTTTAATTTTTCTTTCTTTTTAAAATCTTCAGGTCGTTTCGCCCTTTCTGTTGATATAATTACCCAATCTTTTGTAACAAGATTTTGCCTTATTTCCGGCATTTTGTCCTCCAACAAATATCACTAGATAGGATGTTTCAATGACACCACCCTAATTTTTCTCTACTTTTCAATTTTTTTTAATTGCTCAATGTTCTTTTGAGATTCTTCACCAGTACTGATAAGAATACGTGATGTAATATAAATGAGAACTTGATTGGTAATTTTAGTTTTTGTTTTCTTAGAGAATAGATACTTAATCAAAGGAATGCTTTTTAATACAGGAACACCTTTTATTGAATCCACTAAAGTTGTTTTTTCAATACCACCCATCACATAAGTTTGACCATTCTTTATGTCTATCGTACTTGCCGCTTGACGTGATGAAACCATTGGCTGTCCTTGCGGACTCCAACCTATCAAATCACTTATTTGTGCATTTATATTTAAATTAATTAAGTCATCAGATTTTACAAGTGGCGTTACATTTAAAGTTAGTCCGATTCTATTTGAATTTTCATATGAACTGTTCTGTTGCATATACATTATTGAATCACCAGTGTATATGGTTGCCGACTTATTGTTCAAAGTAATAATTTTCGGTGAGGAAAGTATCTTTGCGTTACCATCATTGACCAACATGTTAACAAAATCTCCTAAATTTGCATTCCTAAGATATACACTTGTATTAAAGTTATTGTTATTTTGTTTATTTTTAGAAACGTTATCCCAAGTATGGTTATTACTGGTATTTGGTGTATAATTACTAGTATCTGTTTGAGAAGTGCCATAGTTAATTTTGCTGTTAGAATAACTTAAATTACCTTCTAATATTCCTGTTAGAGCATTCCAATCAAGCCCAACTTTACTTATATAATCCTGGCTGATTTCAATTATCTTTGCCTCAATGACTATCTGTGGTACAGGAGTATCTAATTTGGCAATCAGGTTTCTGATGAAATCAATTTTACTTCCCACATCAGTGATTACCAGGGTATTATGATCACTATCTACCAGTATACTGCCATCTGGTGATAACTGTGACTGGACCAGAGGTTTAATCATGAATGCTTGTGTATATTTTAAAGAAATTGATTCTGTTTTTAAACGAAGAAATTCTTTTAATCCATTTATATCCAATTCTTGAACAAGTTTTGATAAGTCATTAACTTTTGGTTGTTTATCTGTAATTATAATCATATTTAAAGCATCGTTTACTTGAACCGTCCCATAACGGGAAAGACGACCCTTGATGAACATCTCAATTTCTGATGCTTTGATATTTTTCAAGGTTACAATTTTACTTACTGTATCTATACCCGCATCATCCTGAATATCTACATCAAACTTTATACGTCCTTGAGAAGTCGGCTCTGCACTATAAGAATTCACTCCCAGTAAAAAGATCACCCCAGCAAACAACATTACTTTTATACTAGTCTTGTAATTCATCTCGTCCCCCCCCCCTCACTTCACTTCTTATAATTTAAAATCAATTTTTTAACAACATCAATTTCTGTTAGAATTTGGAGTTATCAATCAAATTTTTCTTAATATTAAAATAGCTAAAATCATTCCTATACAGCCAAAAATTGCATTATACTCCCTATTCTTAAAAATAGCAAGTTTTACGTCGAATTCCCCATTTTCCAATCCATATGGTTTTATCCCGGGTAACCATCGCCTTACATTCTTTTTATAATCAAGATATTTTTCTCCGAAAATATTTTTAAGTTCCTTTTCTTCCGAATTTATTTGTAAAGTATAAATTACAATAAAAAGTACTACAATAAAAGCTAAAATGTAAAAATTCCAAATAAATAAACCAAAACCAATGCCTATTAAAAGTGAACCGACATAAAGCGGGTTCCGGACATATTTATACGGACCAACAATTGAAAGTATTTTATTTTTTCTAATATATCCGGCCGCCCAGACCCGTATAATTTCTCCAAAAAAAATAAAAATAATAGCCCAATAAAAAAGCATTTCGGTCTTCACTGCAAAATACAAAACTACGATAGCAAACAAAAAAGCAATAAACCTTCTTAAATTATTATACATTTTTCTTTTATCTATCCTTTAAAAATACAAGAGTTTTTAATTAATACATCCGTATTTGTCGTCATTGCGGACATATTTGTTACACTCAGTGCCTACGATGCCACGAAGCAATCTCGATTTTCCCTAAGAACGAGATTTAAGAAACAATATCATTCGTCGTAAAAAAAGCGAGATTGCCACGCCCGCCACTGAACCGTTGGCGGGCTCGCAATGACAGCCTGACTGCCAACAATTTTAACGAATACCTATGACATTTTTTTAAACTCATCAAGAACTATTTTTGCAACTCTTCTCGTGGTCCCGGAAACACCAAACTTCTGCTTGATTTCCCTAAACTCTATTTTGGTTTTTTCATAAATTGATTTATTTTTTAATATTTCAATACATTTCTCCGCAATCTTTTCAGATGTTGCTTCTTTTTGAATCAATTCAGGACTAACCATTTTACCGGCAAGTATATTCACCATTCCGATATGTTTAATATTAATTAAGGCTTTAGCAATAGTGTATGTCAAAAAAGACGTCTTATAAACAATCACCATCGGTACACCTAAAATCATATTTTCTACCGTAGAAGTACCCGAAGACGTAATACAAAAATCCATCTTTGCTCTTTTCTTATAATTATCATGCGGAATAAACTTTACTTTTTCAAAATTGAATTTAAAGTATTTCTTTATATATTCAGTAACCTTGTCTGAGAATACAGGAATAATACACTCTGCATTATTAAACTCTTCTGATATTTTTAAAAATGCTTTGTAAAACGGAGTAAAATGTTTATTAATTTCCTGTATTCTGGAACCCGGCATCAATCCTATATTTAAGCAGTTATTTGAGTGACCACCCGGAAAATCAGGGATAATATCTAAAAACGGATGTCCTACAAATTCACAATCGATACCTGCATTCCGATAA from the Elusimicrobiota bacterium genome contains:
- a CDS encoding isoprenylcysteine carboxylmethyltransferase family protein; this encodes MYNNLRRFIAFLFAIVVLYFAVKTEMLFYWAIIFIFFGEIIRVWAAGYIRKNKILSIVGPYKYVRNPLYVGSLLIGIGFGLFIWNFYILAFIVVLFIVIYTLQINSEEKELKNIFGEKYLDYKKNVRRWLPGIKPYGLENGEFDVKLAIFKNREYNAIFGCIGMILAILILRKI
- the lpxB gene encoding lipid-A-disaccharide synthase, with translation MKIFISAGDPSGDLHGSNLIKELKIQNPQVEICGFGGSKMASVGNIFDRIADASIIGFWEPVKNLVRLKRDLKIAEQFFIKEKPAGVVLIDYYGFNIHIAKAASKHKIPVIYFICPQVWATRIGRLKTLKKYIKKALVIFPFEKEIYRNAGIDCEFVGHPFLDIIPDFPGGHSNNCLNIGLMPGSRIQEINKHFTPFYKAFLKISEEFNNAECIIPVFSDKVTEYIKKYFKFNFEKVKFIPHDNYKKRAKMDFCITSSGTSTVENMILGVPMVIVYKTSFLTYTIAKALINIKHIGMVNILAGKMVSPELIQKEATSEKIAEKCIEILKNKSIYEKTKIEFREIKQKFGVSGTTRRVAKIVLDEFKKMS
- the galT gene encoding galactose-1-phosphate uridylyltransferase — protein: MPEIRQNLVTKDWVIISTERAKRPEDFKKKEKLKVILPEYEQNCPFCPGNEEKMSPDETLHINRGGKWQVRIIPNKFPALSKTGDRVRTVDGIKRKLTGVGLHEVVIETPLHNTTTALLKYEDVCDIIKSYKIRYNEMLADKRVEMIIIFKNHGEAAGTSLLHPHSQIVATPVVPAQVRERFNDAQKYFDENFECVFCKILAEELKDGSRIVLESKHFVAFIPYAALSPFHCWIYPKKHYSSFGDITEDEVFDLAFNLHTTLKKYYKGLDNPDFNYVIRSSPTDLNNLDFFHWYISIVPRLTKTAGFELGSGMFINSSFPENDAKFLREVKI
- a CDS encoding glycosyltransferase family 4 protein, encoding MNIAHITNSTGTSGGTEQMILLIKGLKQNGHNITLIIPPKSDVENRLTGSSVNIKTMKMRQDYDIFAALNLRKYLKDEKIEVLHSHHSKSHSIGLLATYGLKNIKFVATRRVIFKLRKNIFSRFKYKTKRVDKYIAVSEAIKRNLVDYGIEDKRVEVIYSATDIGKFSPDGESKIREEFKIPLTSFVGCLIGNYSYYKGHTFFLEAIPEVLRKFPDIKFLVVGNVSKELVELSKNLKIENNVIFLGFRSDIPEIMRASDFLVCPSLQEGLAGVIREAMAVGLPVIATRVGGNPEIVKDNETGILIEPKNSNAIANAIVSLIGKPGDAQRMGEKGRELVMEKFLVKSMILKHEKLYTGLLNEQI
- a CDS encoding secretin N-terminal domain-containing protein, with product MNYKTSIKVMLFAGVIFLLGVNSYSAEPTSQGRIKFDVDIQDDAGIDTVSKIVTLKNIKASEIEMFIKGRLSRYGTVQVNDALNMIIITDKQPKVNDLSKLVQELDINGLKEFLRLKTESISLKYTQAFMIKPLVQSQLSPDGSILVDSDHNTLVITDVGSKIDFIRNLIAKLDTPVPQIVIEAKIIEISQDYISKVGLDWNALTGILEGNLSYSNSKINYGTSQTDTSNYTPNTSNNHTWDNVSKNKQNNNNFNTSVYLRNANLGDFVNMLVNDGNAKILSSPKIITLNNKSATIYTGDSIMYMQQNSSYENSNRIGLTLNVTPLVKSDDLINLNINAQISDLIGWSPQGQPMVSSRQAASTIDIKNGQTYVMGGIEKTTLVDSIKGVPVLKSIPLIKYLFSKKTKTKITNQVLIYITSRILISTGEESQKNIEQLKKIEK
- a CDS encoding polysaccharide deacetylase family protein, with amino-acid sequence MNSVPILLYHHISYDREITPDGFFQQLVFLKKTGYETIFLNQLPCFTKKVKKSVVITFDDGFVDNWIYAFPILKKLNMKATIFVTTSYIDDGLVRQNYDDNSEIKLDTLKNEKDKKYFLNWQELKIMYKSGLIDIQSHTNTHKNFNKYNEYENIEEEIKVSKNIIEKNLNKECGFICWPWGKYRKNWVDIAKNNGYTGCVTTRVGANTEKTNPYEIKRFKIEKENIDWFSNRVSLCSNKMIVNLYGLVFGLDRKVKNIFNEYRTYN